A window of Anabas testudineus chromosome 7, fAnaTes1.2, whole genome shotgun sequence genomic DNA:
TTTATGGTGATAATTGCCATAATATCTGTTCTTCTGTTGAGTAAGTACTCTGCAACGACGTGGCATATATTTTCTAAGCTTAAGGTACAGCTGTAAAAAGACGCTGAGGTTTTCTTTTAATTGCCTTTACTGTGCCAACCCGACCAAAGGTtgcaaaaaatacacatttacactgaaaagGAAGCTGTTTATTGTTGCAGGAATATAAAGTAACCCTACATTTTACTTGTCTCAACAGGTGAGAAGTTGTATCTTCTGGACAGTGCCCTCAAGGAACGCATTGTCAAACTACAATGATCACCAGACGAAGAGGCCGCACTGTTAACAGCCCTGAGGTGCAGGCTCTTGAAGTTGAAGTGGTAGATACAGTGGAAACTGTTGAACATATCCCAAATGCACCTGAGGGCTTCCCAGCAGATGATTTTGACACCGCTGGAATAGAACTAGATGACCTGTTTGAAATGGAAGACTTGAAATGGACACTCGGAAGAGATGCATCGTCCCCACTGTTCGACGTTGAATTGGCTGATCTTGGTGTGTACAGTGCCAAGGATCAAGATTCTGGGATTGAAGCTTCAACAGCCTCATCTCCAGAGAGAATGTCATCTGCCTTGAAGATTAAGAACAGACAAAACCAACcaaacaacatcatcaacaaaaaTGCCATCGCTGCCAGGTTGAATCGTCTCAAGAAGAAAGAATATGTGAACAGCTTGGAGAAGAAAGTTGGCATCCTGTCAACAGAAAACAACGCACTCAAACAGGAAAATTCTCAGTTGACCAAGAGAGTGGAAGAGTTGGAAGATGAGACCAGGTACCTGAGGGCTGTGCTGGCCAATGAGAGCATGTTAGCCCAGCTCTTGTCCAGACTGAGCGGTGTGAATGGGATGAAATTATCTTCCTCGCTTTTCCAGGGCCCTGACTCAAATGAACACGACTATGCCTTACCCAGGAAGCGTGTGaaagtggaggagaaagagacatCTGGTGGCGTGTGTCTGCATGTGGACAAGAACCATGTCTCAGTGGAGTTCTGCACTAAATGTGCAGAGAGTGCAAGCACATCACTCAAAATGTAGGGTCAAGTACTTACCTCTGTTTTCAGATATTGAGACTGAACTTGATATGGCTCAGTGTACTGAACTGCTTGAAGATTGATGAACACTGTTGAGTTAGTTAAGATTACTTAAGAACTgctgaatgtgcatgtgtttttttgatATGGTGGATTGAGTACACGTTACTGCTAAACCTTGTTGATAGTTTCTTCTAGGTAATGGTTGATCCATCATGCGGGATGAGTGGCTTTCTGAACACCTTTACCTGCTTGACTCCATGGTAAGGATCAGACAAGAAAAGacttttggttgttttttgtttttcacaggcTTGAGGCATTTGAGCAGCGACCTTAGTACTTCAATTTTTATCCAGTTCTTGTTCCTACTTAAGGAATTTTGAATACTTGCTATCATTTCTTTGGTTAATTGTTATTACaagaattgatttttttttctagttaaCATGTAACCTAAGGTTAAATTGAAATATCCTAAATGATAAGATGTTAAGATTACGGTGAAGGTCCACAAAGAGTGATTTTGAGTCGATGAACGGTGAAATTGGAAACACTAAAACCCACAGAAAAAGATAAGTCTGTTTATACTTTTCTTTTGGTATGAATGAATCTCTTTGTGAACTTACACCACTGTACAAAAGAATACCTTCATTTAGCGCCACCTATTTTTCTTTATGCTAAAGTGGATTCTGCTGGTGGAAGGTGAAGAGGCTGGACAAGCTGCTGCCAACATGGCCTggtatttttttaaaggtaGTATCGGTAACAAATGGTATACGTGATTACATTTTACCAATACTCCACTACATCGTCAACTGTATAACTTGTCAATGTAGCTCATGCAGCATTTTTGCTGGGCTGGCTGCTCCATTATTTGGAGGAATGCTACCACAAGCTGAGTAGTCTAATAATTATGccttgtatatatttatatatttgaatgTATTCATTGAATACATCCAAAATGATCTGTTTAAATGGTGTAATTCATCAAGtgtaacaaaatgtaaatgtgtacatAATGTTGAATACTTATTGTTTGAGATAAATGGCCTTTGAGAAATGGacaaataaatcatattttcattatgtttgAGTTACAGATATCTACTGTGTCTTGTTCTGTACTGTTGATATTAAtgcatctctttttctctttctgaacAGCAAGCTCTCTGCCGATAAAGGTCTTACTTTTCCTGAACATTTGGGTCAAGTCTGGTAAAGGTTGTGAAAACAAATGACCAAGAGCTCAATTGATGgaagtacaaaaaacaaacaccaaattAGAGAGTCACTAAGGTTAAATCAACTTGCTCGTGTTTTAGCCCATTTACTTCATGCTTACATCACAGCCAATTATTTATCAAACATGTTgtcattaaaaaatacaattcaaatCCCAGAAGGGGCGTTTTATAGGCCTGAGCTCGTCTGCTTCAGTTGTGTCTCGGCCATGTTTTTACTACTACTTTAAATTGGAGACGTCCCAGCTGTTCAGTCCTTTATGGCAGCTGGTGTTGAAGTCAGAAGGCCCAGTTTCtaaaagtttagtttagctTCTACCTTCTGTTTAAGATAATAGTCTTATAGTTTAGTTTCCTGTGTAGAGTTACTGGTGATGATGTTTTagtgtttcactgtaaaaacatcctACTGCGCCGTTGTCACTATGTTAGCAGCACTTAATTAGTTGTGCTATTCCAGAGTGAAAAGTGCCAGAGTTCCAGGCCAACCACTTGCAATTTAGGTGCAAAGCAAAGTAGCTACTTGATTTTAAGTGAACACGAAGCTGTGGAAGAGTTTtgtttcagcctttttttttttatttgaagcaaGAGTACCGAGTGTGCAGAGACGGGCATCTCTTTCCACCTTGTTAggaccacagagctgaaatgcTTTGCTTGGGGTCTGGCTGTTTGATGTACAGGACCATTAGTCTCTGTTCCTGGATGGAGTGCAGTGGGTGTAAGGGGTTGTAAACCTGAATGCAGGTGTTAATGTAGGAAAGTGCTGTTTAGATGAGCA
This region includes:
- the crebzf gene encoding CREB/ATF bZIP transcription factor, which codes for MITRRRGRTVNSPEVQALEVEVVDTVETVEHIPNAPEGFPADDFDTAGIELDDLFEMEDLKWTLGRDASSPLFDVELADLGVYSAKDQDSGIEASTASSPERMSSALKIKNRQNQPNNIINKNAIAARLNRLKKKEYVNSLEKKVGILSTENNALKQENSQLTKRVEELEDETRYLRAVLANESMLAQLLSRLSGVNGMKLSSSLFQGPDSNEHDYALPRKRVKVEEKETSGGVCLHVDKNHVSVEFCTKCAESASTSLKIFF